AAGTGATAGTGTGCTTACTGTGAAAAGTAGCAGATTGTggaatttagttttttttaatataatttatactGATACTCGAAATAACACTTTAGCTCAAATGTTCAAAAAATTTGAATGGATGACTAGCTGAATCAAATTGGAGGAAAATTTTGTAAATGTCCTTAAGATTTTGTCAGGACTTTGCATAGTTAGAACACCCTAGAATTTTAGGCATGGTTTTATTTAGACTATGTTCAGGGACAAAATTTTaggcgttaggttgccagccagcgtcaaactatgataaatattcaatgaatgaatctattaaactattgtgctaatgctaggttgtttcccggaaggaacgcgttgcagggtccgactgtaacgtctcggcaaggaccgctacatcttcagaactcgggtgtagtgataaatatgcaagagttcacgttacatccgactgtaacgtctcagcaaggaccgctacatctccatgagaacttggatgtagtgttaaataggcaaaagttctcacaccataggttagataaaaacaaatatgataggaaaactaataatctaagatttggaacatggaatatatgAACTCTCACtgataaatcaatggaggtagtagatatgatgattaggagaaaaattaatattttgtgtgtacaagagacaaaatggataggcgagaagacaaagatgatagagaactcgggttttaagttatggtacactggaaagagtaaagcaagaaatggagtgggtatcattgtagataatttgttaaaggatgaagttgtaggagtagttagaaaaggggatagaattatagcccttaagataatagtggcgtaAGAAACTATGAATATAATTAACGTATATGCACcataagtaggattagatgaagctaccaaatcaaggttttgggaggacttagatgaaatattacaaaatattccaccaaatgaaatgattttaataggaggtgatctaaatgagcatgtcggagtgaaaaatgaggaatatgagagagtacatgggagttattggtttggaacgaggaatgaggaagggaaaactatattagattttgcgatagcatatgaccttatattagctaatacgttttttaagaaaagagaagaacacttagtcacattcaaaagtgggaataataaatcgcaaattgactttcttatggttaggaagaaggataaaaagatttgtaaagattgcaaagtcatcctggagaaaacttaactacccaacatagggtagtagtgttggatatacgcctcaaacatagtatcaatagaaaaaaaatatatacaattcctagaattaagtggtggaagttaaaggatgagaaacaaaatatatttaaggagaaggtagaagtacaagcattaggtgaaatatacgatgactctaatacaacatgggataagatggtatcaaagttgaaaatagtagctaagagtgtactcggtgagtcaaagggacatgcaccactaagtaaagaatcttggttgtggaatgagaaagtacaagagaaagtgaaggaacaacgaatagcttataaggaattatatatttgtaagaacgaggaaaattttaaaaaatatacaatagccaagaaagaagctaagaaagtagtgagtaaagcaaaaaatgaaacttttgaatggttatattgaaaattggatacaaaagaaggggaaagagacatttatagaatagctaaaataagagaaaggaaaacaagagatcttagccaaataaaatgtattaaagatgaatgtaatagggtattagtaaatgatggagaaataaaagagcggtggaagaggtattgtcatcaattttttaatgaaggtttaggtgaccaacttaacttaggtaatttaatgaggtcaaatgagcataaaaattttaatttttatcgtagaattcaaacttcagaagtaaaacaaactttaaatgagatgcacaatggaaaagccgttggaccagatgatattccgatagaggtatggaagtgcttagggaaacaaggtattgaatgacttacaaaattatttaacatgatattgaaaacgaaaagaatgcttgatcaatggaggataagtactctagttcccttatataagaacaagggagacatacaaaattgtgcaaactataggggtattaaactaatgagtcatactatgaaactttgggaaaaagtaatagaaaaaatattaaggaaggagactacagtgacagaaaatcaatttgggttcatgcttggaaggtcgacaatagaagctatacatctccttagacaattaattgaaaaatatcgggagcaaaaacaaaatctacacatggtattcattgacttagaaaaaacttatgatagagtcccaagagaaattatatggagaattttagaaaagtgaggtgttagcgtaacatatattgaactaattaaggatatgtatgaggatgtaacgaccagagtaaagacttcaggcggagtaactgaagcatttccaataaagatagggttgcatcaaggatcagccctaagtccctatctttttacactaattatggacgaactcactgcgcacattcaagacacagtaccgtggtgcgtgttgtttgcaaatgatattattttggtagatgagacacgtgaaggagtaaatgctaagctagaatcttggagggaaacactagaagggaaatgttttaagcttagtagattaaagacagaatatatggaatttaagtttagcaatattagaagtaatgaaacaattgttaagataggagaggacgagttatccggaaccgagagatttaaatagttaggatcatttttacaaaatgatggagggattgagagagacgtcttacatataatacaagcaggatgggtgaaataaAGGGGagtgtcgggtgttttatgtgatcgtaaagtacctcttaaacttaaaggtaagttctataaaatcgctgttagacctgctatgttatatggagctgaatgttgggctatgactcgagcacatgagcataagatgagagttgcagagatgaggatgttaaggtggatgtgtggacatacgaagatggacaaaataaggaatgagagcattagagagaaagtcggagttgcatctattgaggacaaactccgagagacacgcttaagatggtacggacatgtacttagacgaccaataaaggctccagttaggcgatgtgaaactatgataaacatgcatatcaaacgaggaagaggaagaccaaaaaagacttggttagcaaaaataaaacaagataaaatttatttaaatatagatgatgatataataggagatagagctcaatagcgtaaaaggattcatacagccgaccccacctagtcggaaaaggcttggttgttgttgttgtatgttcAGAGACAGAATGCCAGAAATCTTCCCTAAATTTGTTTCCTTTATGCTGAATTTTCATATTCTTCATTCTTTCCCTTCTCTACTGGGTAAGGGGGCAAGTATTGGTCTCAGATCACTTGAATCTTTTGGATGCTACTGTTTTTGAGCTTAtgctctctctttattttttctaaaattaacaCAGGAAATAAATCAAATACTAATATTGGCTTGGAAATTGTTTGATTTATCCATGAATTGTTTATCAGGTGCACACCATTTTATCTACAACTGATGATGTGTATTTCTCGCAGGACTTAGGTCTGCTTCAACAACTGTCAAACAGGGACCATCTGTAGGAACTGCTGCTATTGGTGGTCCATTCAAGCTTGTGAATCATCATGGCAAAACAGTTACTGAGAAGGATTTTCTGGGGAAGTGGACACTAATATATTTTGGATTCACTTATTGCCCAGATATTTGTCCTGATGAACTCCAAAAGATGGCTGCTGCAATTGATAAAATAAGTAATGCAACTATGGATGTTAATTGAGCATGCAAGTTATTTGATAACATAATGGTGTGCCTAGTACTAATATAGATAATTGAACAAAGACGTTTTCCTTGGCAGTCATTGTTGGATGTAGGGCCATTACCATTTTTTTTCAAGTTCCTATTCCATAAGCTTCTCCGGTTATCATGTACCAccatttaaatcaattaaaatatgtaaatgtgtCATCATTAACTGAATGATCTGTGCATTGCACCTACATACCATATACCCTAACATTGTTGGACCAGGATGTCTTGATAATAGGTGCATCTTTTTCTAGAGAGGCTTTTAAGCAAACTATCATATTATTGCATTTCATCCTTCTAATAAGTTTTTAGTAAAGCTTGATACTTTCTCACTATATGTGGTCTGTAGGCCTTGATATTGTTTCAATTAACTAAAATATTTCAAACCTTTAAGAATCAGATAAAATTTTATGATCACAAATTATTTTATCTGATATtgagaattatttttttattcattatACGGGGATATGATACTTGCACCTTTAGCTAATGAAGCCTTTTTTGTGACTTGGGTTCCTCAGCTTTGTTTaatcataaaaataattaataatatattttcaGAAGCAAAGGCAGGGCTGGAAATAGTACCTGTTTTCATTTCAGTTGATCCTGAAAGAGATAATGTTGAGCAAGTCTCTGAATATGTAAAAGGTTTGCAACTCTTTTTGTTTGCCATTCAGTGAGAGAATGTCATTCCATACCTTTGTACATAATTTTTCATGTTCTTACTACCTACATATTATTTGATCTGGATTTCAGAATTTCACCCAAATTTAGTAGGCCTGACTGGTACTTCAGATGATGTAAGACAAGTTGCTCGTGCTTATCGTGTATACTACATGAAGACGGAGGATGAAGGTTCTGACTACCTAGTTGATCACTCCATTGTTATGTATGTATTCCTGACAGACTCTAGTCTATTATATAGTTTTTCCCTTTTAAGTGCAAATGCTACACTGCCAACATGGCAACATTTATCAGCTCTTGTGCTAATCATTTAACATCTACCAGCAAAGTACATTGTCTTCCATAAAAACACTGCAATTTATTTCAATAACCTGCATTTCCTCAACTTGAACAGGATTACTTAGAGGTATCAAATGGACTGTACTGCCTATGGCACAGCCTGCCCTGACCTACTACACTTGTGTTTGGTACGTCCTGGCTCGACACATTACAGGTCATGTCTGCCATAGCCCATAAGCATATGGGCTGTTCCGTGTTGGACTCAGCCTTAACACATGACTGTGTCCATGCGTGGGTCGTGGTTTGTGCATCAAGGCCAACTTGGGCCCAACATGGGATTGTACTCAAGATGGCTCGTGAGCCAAGTTCTGCCCACTATTTTCagatatataaattattattaataatataaataattttaataaaattaaataaaaaataaattctaatagaatttatttttcttattttttaatcaaactgAGCTTGTAGGCTTGGGCTAGCATGGGCACGAGCATTACAGGCCCATGCTCGTGTTGATCTGGATGCCTTGATTTCTAAGCTTATTCAAGAAgatttttttattgaaattaaatACTCTGAAACTTTTATGGTTGATTATTTGCGTCGTGTCAACTGTCATTGCTTTCCTTTGGGTAATAAATGAAAAGTTCTGGTTAAAAGTACACATGGTTATTCGGATATTAACTAAGGAACACCTTGTAATTATGTGTAACTGATGATAGTCTGAAGCCATGATTGCCTTTTTGTTAGTGGCTTTTTTCACGGGTCTTGCTGGAATCAAGATTCACCACCTAGTTTGTAAACCTTTCCCCTGCATGTGGCATGAAGTTTTTAGTATATTGATCAGTCATGCAACAAACTGTTATACCACAGATCTGgatattaatttgaaattagatcTTATCTGATATTCTTAATGGAAGTTAGTGGCCTTATCTCAGTGTGACAAAAGTATTTAATCCATTAGTTATCAGCTAGAAGTAATATGCATCTTTGAGCTCTTTCTGTTGGTAAAAGTTTGTATATTTTGGTAAATGTATGCAAACgagtctcttcttcctcttgtttctgAAATCTCACCGCACGAATCTAAGCTAACATGTTGCTTGCAGGTATTTGATGAACCCAAAGATGGAGTTTGTGAAATTTTTCGGCAAGAATTATAACGAAGATACCCTTTCAGAAGGCGTAATCAACGCTATCAAAGAACACAAGCAGTCGGAAATCTGACCACCTTTTCTCTACATGTCTTCTCGAACAAATAACAGTTTTGCAACTAcaaatttaatttactttaatttatcTGCATAACACCAAGCTGATGCTCGGAGAAGGAACCTGGCCTGCCTGTGGACAAATTCTTGCAGTTTTGATGTAATATTTATTATTGTCCCCCAAAAATCAATTTCGTCATACATGATCTTGGAAAACATGGAATAGTTGATTAGaacttttttttttgaagtaATTCAGATATTTAGTTATTCGAACGGATTAATTCTGAACATAATCAATTTGATTCTATAGAAAATTTTCATTGGAGTGTTTGTTGAGTGTCATTCCATTGAAAGAAAATTCTTATAGTGCGCCGTATACTAGAATTTTAGTTGTTTAGTTAATCGTTTGGAGGATATAACTGTTGCATCGTAGTTTTGGGGGCGATTAGAACTTTATACTTGTCTTTATGCAGTCAAAGGGGATCCTTCCAAAATTCATTATATGGTGTCGGTTGGGAATTTTTCAACTCAATCTAAGACAATTATGAGTTAAGTAGATCAAGTCCATTTGAATTTTAAGGGGTTGGAAATTTTTCAACTCAATCTAAGACAATTATGAGTTAAGTAGAtcaaattcatttgaattttaagggtgtgtttggtttgtctcatttttattttttgaaaaatgtatatttttcgtttttcagaaaatgatttTTTCGTatttttcgttttcttagaaaacactttctcattttcttaaaaatgaatatggaaaacgtaaaccaaacgtgttttttattttctcagaaaatgaaaatagaaaacagtATAGAAAACACAAACCAAACGTCCCCTAACTTTTTTAAGTCCATCATCACAAGCCGGTCCAAGTAGGTCACGGCCTAAGTGGATCggtatcattttaaaataaaaatgagttgataaaatttaTATCTAATTCTTGTTTGATGGGCGGCTCGAGTAGATCGGCATCATCGGCATCATTTTAAAATgagttaataaaatttatatccattTCATTCAAATTATTTGATGGACCGTCAACCAACAGGCTCTGCTTTGTCTTTTCACTTTCCGGGTTAATTATATGAATTTGGGAAAAGTTAACTCATTAGTGAATATTATATGATATATAGATGCTTATTGAACAGACAAGTTAAGGACAAGTTGGGATTGGACTAGATCTATTGGATTCAAAATCTCAGGTAGAAAACCATTTTTTATATTACAATCGAATCAATTGCTTGAGTTTGTATAACCATTGTAGCATCCTTCATTTCTGacagatataaaatattttattagatatctGACTTCTTTCatggatataaaatattttattagatatctGACTTCTTTCATGTTAAAAGTTATTGTACTAATATAAATATCTCCTTATGATTTACCTCTTTTTAAAAACATGAGGTCGTCAACAATAATAATAGACACATCAATTGGGTGCCCTGTATAGAAATTAAACcctaattatttgaaaaatgtaCTTTACTTCTTACCACAATAACAAGCTCTAAGGACCTAAGGTGTTTAGTCAACCGTCTATCCTAGAATAAGTGGAGTCAGGTTGTAATATGTAAATatctaatattaaaaaatataatatatttaatattttgtaCAGACATAAATAaagatttgtatttttttttgttctcaATATTACTAGCTATGAAGTTATTTTTgagaattaaaaatttattatggAACACATGCTTTATTCTTATTGAACCAGatacaaaggagaaggaaagaTTATACAATCGACTTGAGATAAACAACAATAACGGACACATCAATTAGTAATTTACTGAGTGCTTCATCAAGATAAAGAGCTTGAACAAAAGATAACGTTGGAGCAATAACAACATCAAGAGACTGAAATGTTTCTTGATTTCAATATTTTTGGTTTGGAGAAAATTACTGAGAGCAAGCTTTGGCCGCGAGTTGTTCGATGCCTATAAATCTGAAGTGTGCCAGGACCGTGAAGGGGTTTCATGACTGGGGCAGGTTTCGATGCCTCATTAGAACTCTGCAAAGAAATAGTCGATCACTTGTGAGATGTAACCATAGATTATAACATCAAGCTTCATGCCTGATTCAGTGAACAACTTGAtttgtgtgatcaacaagttgtgTAAGGACAGAAAGACAAAGTTTCCGAGACTTTGAACGCTCTAGAGGGGCATGTAGGACCCCGTAAGTGGGATGAATTGCTGCGAAGGAGATGGGAGTCTTTTATTGATGGAATACGACTCGAACCGTGTGTCATCCTTGCACTAGTGCCTGATTCCTTTCCACAGTGGAGAATAAGAATTATTTCCCCCAAATCACCTTGGGACTCATTCATCATTCTTCCATCACGCACATTCCTACTAATTGTAGACTGGCTGTAAACAGGTCGTGATTGGAGACCTGTGTGGAAGAGAAATCATCCCCTTCAGTCGGAATTCCAACTCCGGAGGTCCTTAACTTGCCCTTGTAGAGATCTATGAATCCCCTCATTTGCTAGGcttagtgccaagctcccttccACTTCTGACTCCTCCCCAGAGGGAGGAGAAGAGTGTGGAAATAAGGATTATTTCCGCCAGACCAACTAGTTGACTTGAACTACATTAGTTATTTTTCCTCATACTATTCAAGTTTGGATGGATTGATGTATCTATCATAAGTTCTTCTAAGGGTATGGAAGATTATAGTAGATAGGAGACTTACCACCAAGCCAAATTTGTTAGAGGTTTTATCTGAAGTTGCCCTGCCATTAGCTGCCAGGAGATGGTTCGTACTTGGCAAGGTGAGTGATGCAGTGGGTTCTTCAGGGACTAAAATTTACATAAAATTTGCAATCAATCAATAAGCGGTAAGCCACATAAGTCGTCTTATCAACAAAACAAAATGCGAAAAAATAAGCATACCTAAAAGATGGAAAACTTCAGGATTTATTTTAGAAGTCCTGGGATCTCCAATGCTGCAAGAATGGGACGCCGTAATGTTTAGACAATATCATGCATGATAGTACTTGAAACTTACTGTAAACTTGCCATGACGATGAGCTAGAGATTCCACTTGATGTAGAATTAACTTCTGTAGCTAAATGCCAGGAAAGAGTTTTGGATGCAGATTTTCCTTAATCAACAAATTCAGTAATGATCATTAGGCAACAACATCCAAAGAATAACCAATATGATTGAAAACCGCAAAGGTTCCAAATGCATGATGACATACTTGAGGACCGAACACTGGTTTTTGCTTGAAAAGCATTTACTTCGCTTTTCGGTGGCAATTGCATACTGCTTTTCACATTTTTATCCGGAAGACCTGACTTGgccattgaaaaaaaaaaacaatatccATGATAAAGTTCAAAGTAAACAAGTAAACATTACTTCTCTAGAACATACTTGGCAAAGTGTAATGCTTATAATGCCTCAAAGTTCTTGCAGACAACTGATGCTGGCTACAACCTTCTTTATCCACATAAGCATGGCACGTCAACGATTGCTGAAAGGATAACAGCATCAACAAACTCCAGACAACCTGTTACAGTCGTTGAAAATTATCACCATTTCACCAATGAATATGCACCTGGCTCAAACATGAAATTCTCGTCTCCACGGTTGATGCGTCAAACATTTGTTGTTCAAACAGGTCTGTCAGTTTAAATGCAACAGTGCCAAGGTGATCAACTGCATTGACAAGGGCGCgaacagcatagtcttttaggtTATCCAATACCCTACATGacagtttaaatttaaatcaagaAATACAACATATATGCATACCGAAACAGGATATATATATACAACTTCCACA
This genomic stretch from Zingiber officinale cultivar Zhangliang chromosome 7A, Zo_v1.1, whole genome shotgun sequence harbors:
- the LOC122002568 gene encoding protein SCO1 homolog 1, mitochondrial-like isoform X1 — encoded protein: MSRIKRFQTIVSSLKHGGYDQTVPLFNANKISIFSCRGLVRSLTTSERADGKTLAGAAAVASVEKNGKWDSVQTAFQKRVRGGPVSWLGLGLLLLTGGGLIVYYDKEKKQHIEGLRSASTTVKQGPSVGTAAIGGPFKLVNHHGKTVTEKDFLGKWTLIYFGFTYCPDICPDELQKMAAAIDKIKAKAGLEIVPVFISVDPERDNVEQVSEYVKEFHPNLVGLTGTSDDVRQVARAYRVYYMKTEDEGSDYLVDHSIVMYLMNPKMEFVKFFGKNYNEDTLSEGVINAIKEHKQSEI
- the LOC122002568 gene encoding protein SCO1 homolog 1, mitochondrial-like isoform X2; this translates as MSRIKRFQTIVSSLKHGGYDQTVPLFNANKISIFSCRGLVRSLTTSERADGKTLAGAAAVASVEKNGKWDSVQTAFQKRVRGGPVSWLGLGLLLLTGGGLIVYYDKEKKQHIEGLRSASTTVKQGPSVGTAAIGGPFKLVNHHGKTVTEKDFLGKWTLIYFGFTYCPDICPDELQKMAAAIDKIKAKAGLEIVPVFISVDPERDNVEQVSEYVKEFHPNLVGLTGTSDDVRQVARAYRVYYMKTEDEGSDYLVDHSIVMIT
- the LOC122002569 gene encoding protein ABIL1-like, encoding MQPPRPEGRAMTFDEVSMERSKSFVKALQELKNLRPQLYSAAEYCERSYLNSEQKQMVLDNLKDYAVRALVNAVDHLGTVAFKLTDLFEQQMFDASTVETRISCLSQQSLTCHAYVDKEGCSQHQLSARTLRHYKHYTLPSLPDKNVKSSMQLPPKSEVNAFQAKTSVRSSRKSASKTLSWHLATEVNSTSSGISSSSSCIGDPRTSKINPEVFHLLVPEEPTASLTLPSTNHLLAANGRATSDKTSNKFGLVSSNEASKPAPVMKPLHGPGTLQIYRHRTTRGQSLLSVIFSKPKILKSRNISVS